In Streptococcus respiraculi, one DNA window encodes the following:
- a CDS encoding HNH endonuclease has protein sequence MQARADRKGKHRVAFEKNKKVILKTRNTCGICGNPVDKSLRYPHPLSPVIDHIIPVIKNGHPSDIDNLQLAHWQCNRQKSDKLYADERASDTKVIGNRNLPQSCDWTLYKG, from the coding sequence ATGCAAGCAAGAGCAGACCGCAAAGGAAAACACCGGGTGGCCTTTGAAAAGAACAAGAAGGTTATTTTAAAAACTCGTAATACTTGTGGTATCTGTGGTAATCCAGTTGATAAGAGTTTGAGGTATCCTCATCCACTCAGTCCAGTAATTGACCACATCATTCCAGTCATCAAGAATGGTCATCCATCAGACATAGATAACTTACAGCTTGCGCATTGGCAATGTAATAGACAGAAGTCTGATAAGTTGTATGCTGATGAGCGAGCAAGTGATACAAAAGTGATTGGAAATCGCAATCTTCCACAGAGTTGCGATTGGACTTTATACAAAGGATAA
- a CDS encoding polymorphic toxin type 50 domain-containing protein encodes MNEDIVPNLLASIQADFEKAYGKSEVVAAAFEALKAKQATYKTVNDLAIEVGEILSEALGASLSADKLPDGKMYYNIAKRLLEETLGQNFELVSGYARDVQQLLNEKAGLGLKAQVPSLNQDKIDGLVNRLSTADDFESVKWLLGDPIVTFTQGIVDDAIQENVDFHAKVGLSPKIIRRHTGHCCDWCRNLAGVYNYPDVPKDVYRRHGNCRCTVDYKTGDGKRKNVWSKKWSKESADVLEQRKQINRDIRDNNRKEDIKEFKKIVEVLGAKNAPISVAKFQDLKYNDGEGYERLKDKVYIQKNFNDGTWLDKINPEKQARHIQSTAGDGKSYFFDSVDINALYDKYKMTGSIRELRNGTKSSDEKVDLIETGLVGIDFFTGKPVNAMTIKYSKTGVHLIPTYYERRD; translated from the coding sequence ATGAATGAGGATATTGTACCGAACTTACTAGCGTCTATTCAGGCGGATTTTGAAAAGGCTTATGGCAAGAGTGAAGTGGTGGCGGCTGCTTTTGAGGCTTTGAAGGCTAAGCAAGCGACCTATAAGACGGTCAATGATTTGGCGATTGAGGTTGGCGAAATTTTGTCTGAGGCTCTGGGAGCTTCTCTAAGCGCCGATAAGTTGCCAGACGGTAAAATGTATTATAATATCGCGAAACGTTTGTTAGAGGAGACGCTGGGGCAGAATTTTGAGCTTGTCAGCGGTTATGCGAGAGATGTTCAGCAATTGTTAAATGAAAAGGCTGGTTTGGGCTTAAAAGCGCAAGTGCCGTCTTTGAATCAAGATAAGATTGACGGCTTGGTCAATCGTTTGTCTACCGCAGATGATTTCGAGAGTGTGAAATGGCTCTTGGGTGATCCAATTGTGACGTTTACGCAGGGGATTGTCGATGATGCTATTCAGGAAAATGTGGATTTTCATGCGAAAGTAGGGCTAAGTCCTAAGATTATCCGCAGGCATACGGGGCATTGTTGCGACTGGTGCCGGAATTTGGCAGGGGTCTACAATTATCCAGATGTACCTAAAGACGTGTATCGGAGGCATGGCAATTGTCGGTGTACTGTTGACTACAAAACAGGCGATGGTAAAAGGAAAAATGTTTGGTCAAAAAAATGGAGTAAAGAAAGCGCTGATGTCTTGGAACAGCGTAAGCAAATAAATAGGGATATTCGTGATAATAACCGCAAGGAAGATATCAAAGAATTTAAGAAAATTGTCGAGGTTTTAGGTGCTAAAAATGCTCCCATATCAGTAGCAAAATTTCAAGATTTGAAGTATAATGATGGTGAGGGATATGAGCGTTTAAAAGATAAGGTTTATATCCAAAAGAATTTCAATGATGGAACTTGGTTGGACAAAATTAATCCTGAAAAACAGGCTCGCCATATTCAGTCGACGGCAGGGGACGGTAAAAGTTACTTTTTTGATAGTGTAGATATTAATGCCTTGTATGATAAATATAAAATGACAGGTAGTATTAGAGAATTAAGAAATGGTACTAAAAGTTCTGATGAGAAAGTTGATTTAATTGAAACTGGCTTAGTTGGTATTGATTTTTTCACTGGAAAACCTGTTAATGCAATGACAATTAAATATAGTAAAACAGGTGTACACTTAATACCAACTTACTATGAAAGGAGAGACTGA
- a CDS encoding terminase — protein sequence MARIKKKLGNQNPTQSVILPYTKKKSLSKEAVEIYERTGLSCYAWQVNLLRPIMAVDKSGLWVHQKFGYSIPRRNGKSEILYMLELWGLEHGLNILHTAHRISTSHSSFEKVKRYLEKMGYVDGEDFNSIRAKGQERIELYKSGGVVQFRTRTSNGGLGEGFDLLIIDEAQEYTTEQESALKYTVTDSDNPMTVMCGTPPTPVSSGTVFTKYRSACLFGKSKYSGWAEWSVDTEREIDDVEAWYNSNPSMGYHLNERKIEAELGEDKLDHNVQRLGYWPQYNQKSAISETEWESLKVSHLPAFSGPLFVGIKYGQDGTNVAMSVAVRTEEGQVFVEVIDCQSVRNGNQWMIHFLKKAKVAQIVVDGASGQKILDDELKDFRIKNVILPTVKEIIVANSMWEQGIYQKTLCHAGQPSLSKVATNCDKRNIGSNGGFGYRSHFDDMDISLMDSALLAHWACMTTKPKKKQKVSY from the coding sequence ATGGCTAGGATTAAGAAAAAACTTGGCAATCAAAATCCTACTCAATCGGTAATTCTTCCATATACTAAAAAGAAATCATTGTCAAAAGAGGCGGTGGAGATTTATGAGCGGACGGGCTTGTCTTGCTACGCTTGGCAGGTCAATCTTTTACGGCCAATCATGGCGGTAGATAAGTCTGGCTTGTGGGTACATCAGAAGTTTGGCTACTCGATTCCTCGGCGAAATGGGAAGTCGGAAATCCTCTATATGCTGGAGCTATGGGGCTTGGAGCATGGGTTGAATATTCTTCATACGGCTCACCGTATCAGCACGTCGCATTCGTCTTTTGAGAAGGTCAAGCGTTATCTGGAAAAGATGGGCTATGTGGACGGGGAGGATTTTAATTCTATTCGTGCCAAAGGTCAAGAGCGCATTGAGCTTTACAAGTCTGGCGGTGTGGTGCAGTTCCGTACTAGGACTTCCAATGGGGGTCTTGGTGAGGGATTTGATTTGCTGATCATTGATGAGGCTCAGGAATACACGACTGAGCAGGAATCTGCCCTCAAGTACACCGTGACAGATAGTGACAATCCGATGACAGTCATGTGTGGTACTCCGCCAACGCCAGTCTCAAGCGGGACAGTTTTCACCAAATACCGTAGCGCTTGTTTATTTGGGAAATCCAAGTATTCGGGCTGGGCTGAGTGGTCCGTTGATACGGAAAGAGAGATTGACGATGTGGAGGCTTGGTATAATTCCAATCCTTCTATGGGCTACCACTTGAACGAACGGAAGATTGAGGCAGAGCTTGGCGAAGATAAGCTAGACCACAATGTTCAGCGTTTGGGGTATTGGCCACAGTACAATCAAAAGTCTGCTATCTCTGAAACGGAGTGGGAATCCTTGAAGGTTTCTCATCTTCCTGCTTTTTCTGGTCCGTTATTTGTCGGCATCAAGTATGGTCAAGACGGTACGAATGTCGCTATGAGCGTGGCAGTACGGACGGAGGAAGGGCAGGTCTTTGTAGAGGTGATTGATTGTCAATCGGTCAGAAATGGCAATCAGTGGATGATCCATTTCTTGAAGAAGGCAAAAGTCGCTCAGATTGTCGTAGACGGGGCGAGCGGTCAGAAGATTTTAGATGATGAGTTGAAGGATTTTCGCATTAAAAATGTGATTCTGCCAACGGTCAAGGAAATCATTGTCGCTAATAGCATGTGGGAACAGGGGATTTATCAAAAGACCTTGTGTCACGCTGGTCAGCCGTCTTTGTCGAAGGTAGCGACTAACTGCGATAAGCGCAATATTGGCTCCAATGGTGGCTTTGGTTATCGTTCTCATTTTGATGATATGGACATTAGTCTTATGGATAGTGCTTTGCTTGCGCACTGGGCTTGTATGACAACAAAGCCGAAGAAAAAGCAAAAAGTTAGTTATTAA
- a CDS encoding phage tail protein, which produces MSNATNVTAAKPKVGGAIYSAPLGTKLPTNATSKLDAAFVALGYVSEDGATNSNSPSSENIKAWGGDTVNSVQTEKEDTFSYTLIEALNVDVLKEVYGNENVSGDLSTGITITANSKELKEHCIIIEMLLKGGAMKRIVLPCAKVSEVGEISYKDGENVGYEITIQALPDEHENTHYEYIQAAKPTVGG; this is translated from the coding sequence ATGTCAAATGCAACAAATGTAACGGCTGCAAAGCCGAAAGTTGGTGGTGCGATTTATTCTGCACCACTCGGAACTAAATTGCCTACGAATGCAACAAGTAAGCTAGATGCAGCTTTTGTCGCTTTAGGCTATGTGTCAGAAGATGGCGCTACAAACTCAAATTCTCCTTCAAGCGAAAACATTAAGGCTTGGGGAGGGGATACGGTCAACTCTGTTCAGACAGAAAAAGAAGATACCTTTTCTTATACGTTGATTGAGGCATTGAATGTCGATGTGCTGAAAGAAGTGTATGGTAATGAGAATGTTTCTGGTGATTTATCAACTGGAATTACCATTACAGCCAACTCAAAAGAATTGAAGGAACACTGTATCATCATTGAAATGCTTTTGAAGGGCGGAGCCATGAAACGGATCGTGCTACCGTGTGCAAAGGTTTCTGAAGTAGGTGAAATCAGCTATAAAGATGGTGAAAATGTCGGCTATGAAATAACAATACAGGCTTTGCCGGACGAACATGAAAACACTCACTATGAGTATATTCAAGCGGCTAAACCAACGGTGGGAGGATAA
- a CDS encoding phage major capsid protein, translating into MSDSLKQGTLYTPDLITDLISKVQGSSVLAKLANQTPIPFAGVEQFVFNLEGNAQIVGEGEQKGAGKATMASKVIKPLKFVYQARITDEFKNATTEKQIAYMQAFNDGFAKIIARSFDLAALHGLEPKTMTDASFKATNSFDGVIDGNVVTFSADKIEDNIESAVAAITAKGGEVTGLALSPTAGQALAKIKVNGVAQYPEFRFGQNPDSFYGMKSDVNKNLTTTGGTAKKDHVIVGDFQNRFKWGYAENIPLEIIEYGDPDQTGRDLKAYNEICLRTEVFIGWGILDKDSFARVEEA; encoded by the coding sequence ATGTCAGATTCACTTAAACAAGGAACACTTTACACACCAGACCTCATTACCGATTTGATTTCAAAAGTGCAGGGTAGCTCTGTACTCGCTAAGTTAGCAAATCAGACACCGATTCCATTTGCAGGGGTTGAACAATTTGTTTTCAATCTGGAAGGCAATGCACAGATTGTTGGAGAAGGCGAGCAAAAAGGCGCTGGTAAGGCGACTATGGCAAGCAAGGTTATCAAACCGCTCAAATTTGTTTATCAGGCTCGTATTACAGATGAGTTCAAGAATGCGACAACAGAAAAACAAATTGCCTACATGCAAGCCTTCAATGATGGTTTTGCGAAGATTATTGCTCGTAGTTTTGACCTTGCAGCTCTACACGGACTTGAACCAAAGACCATGACAGATGCGTCATTTAAGGCTACCAACTCGTTTGATGGGGTCATTGATGGCAATGTCGTGACGTTTAGCGCTGACAAAATCGAAGACAATATTGAGTCTGCAGTTGCTGCTATCACTGCTAAAGGCGGTGAGGTGACAGGTTTAGCCCTTTCACCAACAGCGGGTCAAGCCTTGGCTAAAATCAAGGTGAATGGCGTGGCTCAGTATCCAGAATTCCGATTTGGTCAAAATCCAGATAGTTTCTATGGCATGAAGTCAGATGTCAATAAGAATCTTACGACTACTGGTGGTACTGCGAAGAAAGACCATGTGATTGTCGGGGATTTCCAAAATCGTTTCAAGTGGGGTTATGCTGAAAATATCCCACTTGAAATCATTGAGTACGGAGATCCAGACCAAACGGGTCGCGACTTGAAAGCCTATAATGAAATATGCTTGCGTACAGAGGTCTTTATCGGTTGGGGTATTCTTGATAAGGATTCATTTGCTCGTGTAGAGGAGGCATAG
- a CDS encoding phage Gp19/Gp15/Gp42 family protein has product MDIFATKDDLELMWRSLKFDEEERAEALLKVVSDSLRVEAEKVGKDLDKMAEERPSYATVLKSVTVDIVARTLMTSTDQEPMTQVAESAMGYSWSGSYLVPGGGLFIKDSELKRLGLKKQRYGVIDIYGTS; this is encoded by the coding sequence ATGGACATTTTTGCAACAAAAGATGACTTGGAGCTGATGTGGCGTTCTCTGAAATTCGATGAGGAGGAGAGGGCAGAAGCCTTGTTAAAGGTGGTTTCTGATTCGCTACGAGTTGAAGCTGAGAAAGTTGGGAAAGACTTGGACAAGATGGCAGAGGAGCGACCTTCGTATGCAACGGTCTTGAAATCTGTTACGGTGGACATTGTGGCTAGGACCTTGATGACTTCGACAGACCAAGAACCGATGACGCAAGTCGCAGAGAGTGCTATGGGGTATTCGTGGAGTGGTTCTTATCTAGTACCTGGTGGCGGTCTTTTTATCAAGGATTCAGAATTGAAGCGCCTTGGACTGAAAAAGCAGAGATATGGGGTGATTGACATCTATGGGACATCTTAA
- a CDS encoding phage portal protein — MELKGISYLRSKLSSVKQRVDLRYKQYAMQHQESPIGITIPAEIRRQYQAVLGWCAKGVDSLADRLVFREFANDDFEVNDIFRQNNPDVFFDSVVLSALIGACSFVYVSKGEDGEPRLQVIEASNATGILSPITGLLTEGYAVLQRDEYGRPLQEAYFTSDWTLYIQNGKHTPVKNETGVPLLVPIIHRPDAVRPFGRSRITRAGMYYQRYAKRTLERADVTAEFYSFPQKYVLGTDPDMEKLDKWQATVSSLLQFSKDEDGDKPTVGQFTTSSMSPFTEQLRTAAAGFAGEMGLTLDDLGFVSDNPSSVEAIKASHENLRLAGRKAQRSLGSGLLNVAYVAACLRDGYPYLRSQFMKLVPKWEPLFEADATTLTMLGDGVIKINQSLPGYITGETIRDLTGIRGDESAVPVVPKEKVDE; from the coding sequence TTGGAACTAAAAGGGATTAGTTATCTTAGATCTAAGCTGTCTTCGGTGAAGCAACGGGTGGATTTGAGGTATAAGCAGTATGCGATGCAACATCAGGAGTCTCCGATAGGGATTACGATTCCAGCGGAGATTCGTAGGCAGTATCAGGCTGTTCTTGGTTGGTGTGCGAAGGGTGTGGATAGCTTGGCAGACAGGCTGGTCTTTCGTGAGTTTGCCAATGATGATTTTGAGGTGAATGACATCTTTCGGCAGAACAATCCGGATGTCTTTTTTGATAGTGTGGTTTTGTCTGCTTTGATTGGGGCTTGTAGTTTTGTCTATGTCTCAAAGGGAGAAGACGGTGAGCCTCGGTTACAGGTTATTGAGGCAAGCAATGCGACGGGTATTCTTAGTCCGATTACGGGGTTGTTGACGGAAGGATATGCAGTCTTACAGCGTGATGAGTATGGTAGGCCTTTGCAAGAAGCCTACTTTACATCGGATTGGACGCTTTATATTCAGAATGGGAAGCATACTCCTGTCAAGAATGAGACTGGGGTTCCTTTGCTGGTGCCGATTATTCATCGTCCTGATGCGGTGCGTCCGTTTGGTCGTTCTCGGATTACGAGGGCTGGGATGTACTATCAGAGGTATGCGAAGCGTACGTTGGAGCGGGCTGATGTGACGGCGGAGTTTTATTCGTTTCCGCAGAAGTATGTTTTGGGGACGGATCCTGATATGGAGAAGTTGGATAAATGGCAGGCGACGGTTTCTAGTTTGTTGCAGTTTTCGAAGGACGAGGACGGGGACAAGCCAACGGTTGGTCAGTTTACGACTTCTAGCATGTCGCCTTTTACGGAGCAATTGCGGACGGCAGCGGCTGGTTTTGCGGGTGAAATGGGCTTGACCTTGGATGATTTGGGCTTTGTGTCGGATAATCCGTCATCGGTCGAGGCTATCAAGGCAAGTCATGAGAATTTGCGGTTGGCTGGTCGGAAGGCGCAACGGTCGCTCGGGTCTGGGTTGTTAAATGTGGCCTATGTGGCGGCGTGTTTGCGTGATGGATACCCTTATTTACGTAGCCAGTTCATGAAGTTGGTTCCGAAGTGGGAGCCGTTATTCGAAGCGGATGCGACAACCTTGACTATGCTGGGTGATGGTGTCATTAAAATCAATCAGTCCTTGCCTGGTTATATCACTGGGGAGACAATCCGTGATTTGACGGGTATTCGTGGGGATGAGTCGGCTGTGCCGGTGGTTCCCAAGGAGAAGGTAGATGAATGA
- a CDS encoding phage tail protein, translating into MATELGKAYVQIVPSAKGISGAIQNVMGPEAESAGKSAGLSFGSTLVKAVGGIVAAAGIGKLFSASLMEGADLQQSIGGVETLFKTSADTVKQYANEAYRTTGLSANAYMESVTGFSASLLQSLGGDTAKSAEVAHMAMVDMSDNANKMGTDMGLIQNAYQGFAKQNYTMLDNLKLGYGGTKSEMERLLADAEKLTGVKYDINNLSDVYSAIHAIQGKLDITGTTAKEASTTFSGSFESMKSAAQNVLGNLSLGADIEPSLVALAQTTSTFLFSNFFPMVGNILKGLPQAFAVVFETAGPILLSGGQQMLEQLGIGFDSGMAGFGSKVMTTIQPVIQGFQTAFGQLPGLFQTIASSVAPVIETIANGFTQLDFSGIQDLISAIIPALEAGFSRFMSIAGPAIDSVVQSFVGLWNAAQPLISILADALMPAFEILGSFLGGVFQGIMIGISGLFDGLKIAIDFLTPVIAFLVDGLKQFEPVFSMIAQWVGVAIGLFTNLGSIGEGMGNILKNAWSNIQSAVQTAGNLISTAIEYIKLAFSGAGNAVGVLKNIFSLAWMAIQDVVNVAKGIIEGAISTVKAAFSSFGGIVSSVGGSVTGIVNNIISTIKGLANIDISGAGAAIMNGFLGGLKSAWGAVTDFVGGIAGWIAEHKGPISYDKRLLIPAGKAIMGGLNQGLVANFREVQSTVSGMAGALVDSFGDDGLEASLTSDVRQSLTNDNLLKNSMGVSTQSGLLDRLASVETLLQGILDKDLSVYLDGEKIGQSTYRTHGQIMAREGM; encoded by the coding sequence ATGGCAACTGAATTAGGCAAGGCATACGTGCAGATTGTACCTTCGGCTAAAGGTATTAGCGGAGCTATCCAAAATGTTATGGGTCCAGAAGCTGAATCGGCAGGTAAAAGTGCAGGGCTGAGCTTTGGTTCTACTCTTGTGAAAGCAGTTGGCGGAATTGTGGCAGCCGCAGGGATTGGGAAGCTCTTTTCTGCTAGCTTGATGGAAGGGGCAGACCTCCAGCAATCTATCGGTGGTGTTGAAACATTATTTAAAACTAGTGCTGATACTGTCAAACAGTATGCGAACGAAGCCTATAGAACTACTGGGCTGTCTGCGAATGCCTACATGGAAAGCGTTACGGGTTTTAGCGCTAGCCTGTTGCAATCACTGGGCGGAGATACGGCAAAATCTGCAGAAGTGGCCCACATGGCTATGGTCGATATGTCTGATAACGCCAACAAAATGGGGACTGATATGGGGCTCATCCAAAACGCTTATCAGGGATTTGCCAAGCAGAATTACACGATGCTGGATAATTTGAAGCTTGGTTATGGCGGGACAAAGTCTGAAATGGAACGGTTGCTGGCTGATGCGGAAAAGCTGACCGGTGTTAAGTATGACATCAACAATCTCTCAGATGTGTATTCTGCAATCCATGCCATTCAAGGGAAATTAGATATTACTGGAACAACCGCAAAAGAAGCCTCAACAACTTTTAGTGGCTCATTTGAATCCATGAAGTCTGCTGCTCAAAATGTTCTAGGCAATCTCTCTTTGGGTGCGGATATTGAGCCGTCATTAGTGGCACTGGCTCAAACGACTTCTACCTTTCTTTTTAGTAATTTCTTTCCGATGGTGGGAAATATTTTAAAGGGTTTACCACAGGCTTTTGCGGTTGTTTTTGAAACTGCGGGGCCTATTTTATTGTCTGGTGGTCAGCAAATGCTAGAGCAATTGGGGATTGGTTTTGACAGTGGAATGGCTGGTTTTGGCTCAAAAGTCATGACGACCATTCAACCTGTCATTCAAGGTTTTCAAACTGCTTTTGGGCAATTACCTGGTCTGTTTCAAACGATTGCTAGTTCTGTGGCACCAGTTATTGAAACCATTGCAAATGGCTTTACTCAGTTAGATTTTAGTGGGATTCAAGATTTGATATCTGCTATTATCCCCGCCTTAGAAGCGGGCTTTAGTCGGTTTATGTCGATTGCTGGTCCTGCGATTGATAGTGTGGTTCAATCCTTTGTTGGTTTGTGGAATGCGGCGCAACCATTGATTTCTATACTGGCTGATGCCTTGATGCCAGCTTTTGAAATTCTAGGGTCTTTCCTTGGAGGGGTATTTCAAGGGATTATGATAGGGATTTCAGGTCTGTTTGACGGATTAAAGATTGCGATTGACTTTTTAACGCCAGTTATAGCATTTCTAGTTGATGGTTTGAAGCAATTTGAGCCAGTCTTCAGCATGATTGCTCAGTGGGTCGGCGTTGCCATTGGATTGTTTACTAATTTAGGTTCTATCGGAGAAGGAATGGGTAATATTCTCAAGAATGCATGGTCTAACATTCAATCAGCTGTTCAGACCGCTGGAAATCTTATCAGCACGGCCATCGAGTATATCAAGTTGGCTTTTAGTGGCGCTGGAAACGCTGTAGGTGTTTTGAAAAACATCTTCTCGCTTGCATGGATGGCGATACAAGATGTCGTCAATGTTGCAAAAGGAATTATTGAAGGTGCAATTTCAACCGTTAAGGCTGCCTTCAGCAGTTTCGGTGGCATTGTGTCTAGCGTTGGTGGGAGTGTGACGGGGATTGTCAATAATATCATCTCAACAATCAAAGGACTTGCAAATATTGATATTTCTGGTGCTGGTGCAGCGATTATGAATGGCTTTTTAGGTGGTTTGAAATCTGCTTGGGGAGCTGTGACAGACTTTGTCGGCGGTATTGCAGGCTGGATTGCTGAACATAAGGGGCCGATTTCCTACGATAAGCGGTTGCTGATTCCTGCTGGTAAAGCGATTATGGGTGGACTGAATCAGGGGTTAGTTGCTAACTTTAGAGAGGTTCAATCTACTGTCAGCGGAATGGCTGGAGCTTTGGTGGATTCTTTTGGAGACGATGGGCTAGAAGCTAGTCTGACTAGTGATGTTCGTCAAAGTTTAACTAATGACAACCTGTTAAAAAATTCTATGGGTGTTTCTACTCAATCAGGTCTTTTAGACCGTCTAGCGAGTGTGGAGACGTTACTGCAAGGGATT
- a CDS encoding capsid assembly scaffolding protein Gp46 family protein, giving the protein MSEFKTIETQEELDRIVETRLARQKERFADYDQLKDRVKELETENVGLKSALETSKQESASSSKQIEELEGKVAGYETTALRTRIALQNGLPYDLADRLQGSDEAELTADAERLAGFLKTTEPVPPLKDIEPAPTEGKTGWHQLLNGLNNKGE; this is encoded by the coding sequence ATGTCTGAATTTAAAACGATTGAAACACAGGAAGAATTGGATCGTATTGTGGAAACACGCTTGGCGCGCCAAAAAGAGCGGTTTGCGGATTATGACCAATTGAAAGACCGTGTGAAGGAATTGGAAACGGAAAACGTGGGCTTGAAATCAGCTTTGGAGACTTCTAAGCAGGAATCGGCTTCATCTAGCAAGCAGATTGAGGAATTAGAGGGGAAGGTGGCAGGTTATGAAACAACGGCGCTACGGACTCGGATTGCTCTTCAAAATGGCTTGCCGTATGATTTGGCGGATCGCTTACAGGGAAGTGACGAGGCGGAATTGACAGCTGATGCGGAGCGGTTGGCTGGATTTTTGAAAACAACAGAACCAGTGCCACCGTTGAAGGATATTGAGCCAGCACCAACAGAAGGAAAAACGGGTTGGCATCAATTGCTTAATGGATTAAATAACAAAGGAGAATAA
- a CDS encoding DUF5361 domain-containing protein, with protein MIQTDEEALICDLAETYHIVDYQALPASKVAILAGGLRDDSRIKMILSHQEIAFDTLVLAGILDRLSLLYWAQTKDGQKGANPPVSIVNKLLHKEVERQELVFSSGEDFEKAKRALLEKIGGESRWQLN; from the coding sequence ATGATTCAGACTGATGAAGAGGCGTTGATTTGTGACTTGGCTGAAACGTATCATATAGTGGATTATCAAGCATTGCCCGCTAGTAAGGTGGCTATTCTAGCGGGTGGTTTACGAGATGATTCAAGAATTAAGATGATTCTTTCTCATCAAGAGATTGCTTTTGATACGTTGGTCTTAGCTGGAATCTTAGACCGATTAAGTCTGTTGTACTGGGCACAGACGAAAGATGGTCAAAAAGGGGCAAATCCGCCGGTTTCTATTGTGAACAAACTGCTCCACAAGGAAGTTGAGAGACAAGAATTGGTCTTTTCATCTGGTGAGGATTTTGAAAAAGCGAAACGGGCACTACTAGAAAAGATAGGGGGTGAGAGTCGATGGCAACTGAATTAG